The Altererythrobacter sp. H2 genomic sequence TTCCGCGTTCGCGGGCACCTGGCGGCGGACCTCGATCCGCTGGGGCTGTCGAAGCAGGAGCTTCCGGCCGACCTCGATCCGGAATACCACGGCTTTTCCGGCGCTGCGCTGGACCGGCCGGTCTATCTTGGCGGGAACCTGGGGCTGGAATGGGCCAGCGTGCGCGAGCTGGTCGAGATCCTGCGCCGCAACTACTGCGGCAAGATCGGCTTCGAATACATGCACATCGCCGATGTGGAGGAGCGCCGCTTCATCCAGGACCGGATCGAGGGCGGCGACAAGTCGATCGACTTCACCCCGCAGGGCAAGAAGGCGATCCTGGCCGCCGTGATCCGGGGCGAGCAGTACGAGCAGTTCCTCGGCAAGAAGTACGTCGGCACCAAGCGTTTCGGGCTGGACGGCGGGGAATCGATGATCCCCGCGCTCGAGGCCGTAATCAAGTACGGCGGCCAGCGCGGCGTGCGCGAGATCGTCTACGGCATGGCCCACCGCGGCCGCCTGAACGTCCTCGCCAACGTGATGGCCAAGCCCTACAAGGTGATCTTCCACGAATTCTCCGGCGGTACCGCCAATCCGGAGGACGTGGGCGGCTCGGGCGACGTGAAGTACCACCTCGGCACCAGCACCGACCGCGAATTCGACGACGGGATCAAGGTCCACATGAGCCTGGTCCCCAACCCCAGCCACCTCGAAACAGTCGATCCGGTCGTGCTCGGCAAGGCCCGCGCTGGCCAGGCTTTCCGCGACGATATCGGCCAGGGCAAGCACAAGCAGGTGCTCCCCGTCCTGATCCACGGCGACGCCGCCTTTGCCGGCCAGGGCATCGTGTGGGAGTGCTTCGGCTTTTCGGGCGTGAAGGGCTACAACACCGGCGGCTGCATCCACTTCGTCATCAACAACCAGATCGGTTTCACCACCAGCCCGCAATTCTCGCGCGGCTCGCCCTACCCGTCCGACGTGGCCAAGGGCGTCCAGGCCCCGATCCTGCACGTCAACGGCGACGATCCGGAAGCGGTGACGTTCGCCTGCAAGCTGGCAATCGACTACCGCCAGACCTTCGGCCGCGACATTGTGGTCGACATGTGGTGCTATCGCCGCTTCGGCCACAACGAAGGTGACGAGCCCAGCTTCACCCAGCCGCTGATGTATGCCCGCATCCGTCAGCACCCGCGCGTCTCGGCGATCTACGCCAAGCGGCTTGCCGAAGAAGGCGTGATTGTCGCCGGTCATGCCGAAGAAGTGCAGCAGGCCTTCATCGCGGAGCTGGAAGACCAGTTCGAGGCTTCCAAGAGCTACAAGGCCAACGAGGCGGACTGGTTCGCCGGCCGGTGGAGCGGGCTTCACGCGCCGGCCGATCCGGAAACCGCGCGCCGCAACGTGCCGACCGGGATCGAGCCCAAGCTGTTCGACAGCCTCGGCCGCACGCTGACCACCGTTCCCGACAGCATGACCATCCACAAGACGCTGGCCCGCGTGCTCGATGCCAAGCGCGACATGTTCGCCAACGGCTCAGGGTTCGACTGGGCCACCGGCGAGGCGCTGGCATTTGGCTCGCTCCTCTCGGAAGGCTACGGCGTGCGCCTGTCCGGCCAGGATTCGGGCCGCGGCACCTTCAGCCAGCGCCACGCGGTGTGGGTCGACCAGACCGACGAGCACAAGTACGTGCCGCTCGCCACCGTGCCGCACGGCAAGTTCGAGGTGCATGACAGCCCCTTGAGCGAATACGGCGTGCTCGGGTTCGAGTACGGCTATGCCAGCGCCGATCCGAAGAGCCTGGTCCTGTGGGAAGCGCAGTTCGGCGATTTCGCCAATGGTGCGCAGATCATGATCGACCAGTACATTGCTTCCTCGGAATCGAAGTGGCTGCGCGCGAATGGCATCGTCATGCTGCTGCCCCACGGTTACGAAGGCCAGGGGCCGGAACATTCCAGCGCCCGGCTCGAACGGTTCCTGCAGCTGTGCGCGCAGGACAACATGCAGGTGTGCAACATCACCAGCCCGGCGAACTATTTCCACGTGCTGCGCCGGCAGATGCACCGCCCCTTCCGCAAGCCGCTGATCATCATGACGCCCAAGTCGCTGCTGCGCCACGCGCTGGCCAAGAGCGAGGCGAAGGACTTCCAGACCGGTTCGCACTTCATGCGGATCCTCAGCGACCTGAACGGCGCCGCGGACGAGAATACCCGCCGGGTCGTGCTCTGCTCGGGCAAAGTGGCCTACGACCTGATGGAGGCGCGCGACGCGGCCGGGATGGACGACACCCAGATCATCCGGCTGGAACAGCTCTATCCCTTCCCGGGCGAGCCGCTGGCCCTGCGCCTGTCGCGCATGGCCCATCTGGAAGACGTGGTCTGGTGCCAGGAAGAACCGCGCAACAACGGCGCGTGGTTCTTCGTCGAGCCGCTGATCGAGGAAGCCCTGGCCGCGGCCGGGGCGCAGGTCGAACGCGCGCGCTATGCCGGCCGCACCGCCAGCGCCTCACCCGCCACCGGCCTTGCCAGCCGCCATGCCAGCGAGCAGGCTGCGCTGATCGCCCACGCACTCGGCACGTCGGTCCGCACGGAAATCCGCCGCAGGAAGAAAGCCTGAGGAAACAGTATCATGAGCACTGAAGTCAAAGTCCCCACCATGGGTGAATCGGTCACCGAAGGCACCATCGGCGAATGGCTCAAGCAGCCTGGCGATGCCGTGGCGCTCGACGAGCCGATCGCAAGCCTCGAAACCGACAAGGTCGCCATCGAGGTGCCCTCCCCCGTGGCCGGCATCCTCTCCGAACATCGCGCCGCCGTGGGTGACACGGTCGAAGTGGGCGCAGTGATTGCGATCATCGAGGACAGTGTCGCCGCCGCCGGGGCAACTCCGGTCGAGGCCCGCGAGCAACCGGCCGCCGCCCCAGCGGCTGCTGATCCCGCGCCGGAATCCGCCGCGACCGGCACAGATACGACCACCTTGAGCCCGGCAGTCCGCCGTGCCGTGCTCGAGCACGGGGTCGATCCGAGCACGATCAAGGGCACCGGCAAGGATGGCCGCCTGACCAAGGAAGACGTGCTGGCCGCCGCCAAGGCCAAGGAAGCGGCGCCTGCTCCTTCGACCAGCGCACCTGCCCCGGTACCAGCGGCTGCGCCCGCCGCTGCGGGCGAGCGCCGCACCGAACGGGTCAAGATGACCCGGATGCGCCAGACCATCGCCAAGCGCCTGAAGAGCGCGCAGGACAACGCCGCGCTGCTCACCACGTTCAACGATGTCGACATGAGCGCGGTGATCGAGGCGCGCGAGAAGTACAAGGACCTGTTCGCCAAGAAGCACGACATCAAGCTCGGCTTCATGGGCTTCTTCGCCAAGGCCAGCTGCCTGGCGCTGAAGGATGTGCCTTCGGCCAACGCCTACATCGAAGGCGACGAGATCGTCTATCACGACTACGTCGACATTTCGGTGGCGGTTTCGGCGCCGAACGGTCTCGTGGTACCGGTGGTGCGTGATGCCCAGGCCAAGAGCTTTGCCCGCATCGAGAAAGACATCGCCGATTTCGGCGCGCGCGCCCGTGAAGGCACGCTGACCATGGCTGACATGAGCGGCGGCACCTTCACCATCTCCAACGGCGGCGTGTTCGGCAGCCTGATGAGCACCCCGATCATCAATCCGCCGCAGAGCGCGGTGCTGGGCCTGCACCGGATCGAGGACCGACCCGTGGTCCGCGACGGCCAGATCGTCATCCGCCCGATGATGTACATTGCGCTCAGCTACGACCACCGCCTGATCGATGGCCGCGAGGCAGTCACCGCATTGAAGATCATCAAGGAAGCGATCGAGGATCCCACCCGGATGCTGATCGATTTGTAGTATACGCTTACGCCCGCTGCCCGAAGGAAGAGACCATTATGGCTGCTCAGGATACAATCGGTGTGAAAACCATGCGTCCGGCTTATCTCCTGGTTGCGGTATTCGTACTGGTTGGCTGCGACGCAGCCACGGAGATCGCAGGCGACACCTTCGAGAGCGAGATCCGGCGGGGAATCGTGGCTCAATGCGAACAGGTCGCTGAGGGCGCCGGAATTGCCGCAGGGCGGATTTCGGCGGTCTGCCAGTGCAGCGCAGACAGCCTCGTCGCGGACGGTGCACCGACACTGTCCGACATCAATCCCGAACGCTTGCAGGGCATCATCGACGGATGCGTTGCACAGACCGATCCTGACGGGGTCGGGCAGTAAGGCGCAAAGCAAGTATCGCGGCCCGCCAGATGGGACTGCGCACGGAGTTGGAAATGGCTGAATACGATTACGACGTCCTCATCATCGGCGCAGGCCCCGGCGGCTATGTCGCGGCTATCCGCGCGGCGCAGCTGGGACTGAAGACGGCCTGCGTCGAAAGTCGTGCAACACTCGGCGGCACCTGCCTCAACGTCGGCTGCATTCCCTCCAAGGCCATGCTCCACGCGAGCGAGTTCTTCGATGCGGCGGCCAACGGCACCATGGCGAGCATGGGCGTGGAGGTGACCCCGAAGCTCAACCTGCCCAAGATGCATGAGCAGCGGATCGACGCAGTCGAAGGGCTGACCAAGGGCATCGAGTTCCTGTTCAAGAAGAACAAGGTCGACTGGAAGAAGGGCCACGCCACGTTCGTTGACGCGCACACGGTGAAAGTTGGCGAGGAGACCGTCACGGCGAAAGACATCGTGATCGCCACCGGCTCCAGCGTCACCCCTCTTCCCGGAGTCGAGGTCGACAACGACAAGCAGGTGGTGGTCGATTCCACCGGTGCGCTGGAACTGAAGGCCGTGCCGAAGACCATGGTGGTGATCGGTGGCGGCGTGATCGGGCTGGAAATGGGCTCGATCTGGCGCCGGCTCGGGGCCAAGGTCATCGTGGTCGAATACCTCGACCAGCTGCTCCCCGGCATGGACCTGGACGTACGCAAGGAAGCGGCCAAGATCTTCAAGAAGCAGGGTATGGAGCTGCGGCTCGGCACCAAGGTGACCGGCTGCACCGTGAAGGGCAAGAAGGCCACCCTGACCCTGGAACCTGCCGCCGGCGGTGAAGCGAGCACGCTCGAAGCCGACTGCGTGCTGGTGTCGATTGGCCGCCGCCCCAACACATCCGGGCTGGGCCTGGAGAACATCGGGCTTGAGGTCAACCAGCGCGGCCAGATCGAGATCGATCACGACTTCCGCACCAAAGTGCCGGGCGTGTGGGCAGTGGGCGACATCGTGCCCGGCCCGATGCTGGCGCACAAGGCCGAGGATGAAGGCATTGCCGTGGCCGAGAACATCGCCGGGCAGACCGGCATCGTCAATCACGCGGTGATCCCCGGCGTCGTCTACACCTGGCCTGAATTCGCCGGCGTGGGCATGACCGAGGAAGAGGCCAAGGCGCGCGGCCCGGTGAAGACCAGCAAGTTCCCGATGATGGCCAACAGCCGTGCCAAGACCAACCACGAACCGGACGGCTTCGTGAAGGTGATCGCCGATGCCGAAACCGACCGCGTGCTCGGCGTGTGGGCCATCGCCTCGGTCGCGGGCACCATGATTGCGGAAGCTGCGATCGCGATGGAGTTCGGTGCGACCAGCGAGGACATTGCCTACACCTGCCACGCCCACCCGACCCATGCCGAAGCGATCAAGGAAGCGGCAATGGGCGTTCGGGGCAAGCCGATCCACATCTGATGCCGCGAGAGCTGACAGCGCGGGCCGGCCTCCTGAGGGAGCGCCTCCTGGCTGTCATCGCGCTGGCCCTGCCTAGCCTCGCCGGGTTGGTCTATCTGGTCACCCATGGCGCGCCGGAAAGCTTTCCCCTGTTCAACGCGGGCGCGCTGCTGGCCGCAGCAGCGCTGATCTTGCTGTGTCCGCCGGTTGCGCACCTGGCCCTGAGGCGGGTGCTTGTGGTGATGCTCCTCGCCCTGCTGTTCGCCCCGCTGCTGACCGGCCCCTGGGTGAGCGGTGTCATGCGCTGGTTGCCGCTCGGCCCGTTCGTGCTCCATTCCGGAATGCTCCTGGTTCCGGCGCTGGTTGCTCTGGCCGCGCGAGACCGGGACTATGCTGCACCGATACTGCTGACCGGCGTGCTGGCGGCGTTCTTCCAGCCGGACGCCGCCACGGGCTTTGCCCTGACCTTCGCTGCGGTTGGCCTGCACGACGTGACCAGGGACTGGAAGATCGGCGTCAGCGCGATCGTGGCCTTCTTTGCCACGCTGGTCATGGCGATGCGGGGCGAGTTGCCGCCGCAACCGTTTGTCGAGCGTGTCCTGGCCGACCTGTCGTTCAACGCACCGCTGGTTGCGCTCGCCCTGTTCCTGGCGCTGGTGGCGGCCTTCTTCCTGATCCTGCGGGCCAGCGGCGGCGATCGCGGGGCGCGCTACGCCATGGCCGGATCGCTGTTCGGCTTCACGATCATGGCCATGATCTCGCATTATCCCACCCCCCTGATCGGCTACGGTGCGGCGCCGATCCTGGGCTATGGCCTGGCGCTGGCGCTCAACCGCACGGCGCCGACCGGCCCCGCACGGGAATCCCCGGCCTGACCGCAAACGCATTTGCTCCCCAGGCCTTGCCCGCCTAGAACCGCGCGGCACTGAGGGAGGAGCGTTCATGGCCTATCCACAACTGACCCGCGAACCGGGGGCGATCGCACTGGCGGCGCAGATCCGCGCGGGCGACCTGTCCCCGCTCGACGCGGTCGAGGCAGCCATCGCCCGGATCGAGGACCTCGACATCGGCATTGACGCGGTGGTGGTGTGCGATTTCGACCGTGCGCGCGATGCTGCCAAGGCGCTTGGCCACGAAAAGCCGCGCGACAACCAGCCGCTCTACGGCGTGCCGATGACCATCAAGGAAAGCTTCGACATCGCCGGTTTGCCGACCTGCTGGGGCCACGAAGCCTATCGCCACCAGCTCGCCACCCGCGACGCCCGGGTTGTCCACCAGCTCAAGGCGGCCGGAGCCATCCTGCTCGGCAAGACGAATGTGCCGGTCGACCTCAGCGACTGGCAGAGCTTCAACCCGGTCTATGGTCGCACCGGCAATCCGCATGATCCGGCACGCAGCCCCGGCGGGTCTTCGGGCGGATCAGCCGCAGCGGTCGCAGCGGGGATGGTGCCGTGCGAGTTCGGCACCGACATCGGCGGCTCAGTCCGCGTCCCGGCGCATTTCTGCGGGGTCTGGGGCCACAAGTCGAGCTGGGGCCTGATCCCCAAGCACGGGCACGATCATCCGGCCATGGCAGGCCGTGACGCGCACGACGGTGTGCTGTCGATTGCCGGGCCCCTGGCGCGTAATGCCGAAGACCTCGCCTTGTTGCTGGAACTGACGGCGGCAATCCCCTTGCGCCGGAGCGGCAAGCCGCTGCGCGAATGCCGCCTGCTGGTTCTGGCAGATCATCCCGCCAGCCCCATCGACGCGGCCGTGCGGGGGCCAACCGAAGCCGCGATCGCGATGATCGAGGCGGCCGGCGTGCGGATTGATCGCGCCTCGGCCCTGCTGCCCGACCTGCCGCAGCAGCAGCATGACTACCTCAAGATGATGAACATCGCGATGGCTCGCGGGATGCCCGCCCCTGATGGCAGGCGCGCCAACGCAACCGACTGGTTCGACTTGCTTGACGCGCAGGCGCGGAGCGAGCTGGCATGGGCCGCACTGTTCGAAACCTACGACTTCGTGCTCGCCCCGCCCGCCCCGGTGCTTGCTGTTCCGCATCGCGACGAGGCCGTGTTCAAGGGCGAAATCACCATCGATGGTGCGCAGCACCGGGCCGCCGACGGGCTGTTCTGGGCCGGACTTGCCACTTTCCCCAACTTGCCCGCGACTGTCCTGCCGATTGGCGGGACGGACGGCCTGCCCTGCGGGATGCAGGTCATCGGGCCGCGCTGGGGCGATCTGGACTGCATTGCCGCCGCTGCAGAAATCGGCACGATCCTGCATGGCTAGCGTGGCACGGCACCTGCGGCTGATGCGTCAGTTCGCCCGGTGGCATATCTGGCTCGGATGGCTGGTCGGCGTACCAATCCTGATGTGGACGCTGACCGGCCTGTTCATGGTCGCCCGCCCGATCGACGACGTGCGCGGTACC encodes the following:
- the odhB gene encoding 2-oxoglutarate dehydrogenase complex dihydrolipoyllysine-residue succinyltransferase; the protein is MSTEVKVPTMGESVTEGTIGEWLKQPGDAVALDEPIASLETDKVAIEVPSPVAGILSEHRAAVGDTVEVGAVIAIIEDSVAAAGATPVEAREQPAAAPAAADPAPESAATGTDTTTLSPAVRRAVLEHGVDPSTIKGTGKDGRLTKEDVLAAAKAKEAAPAPSTSAPAPVPAAAPAAAGERRTERVKMTRMRQTIAKRLKSAQDNAALLTTFNDVDMSAVIEAREKYKDLFAKKHDIKLGFMGFFAKASCLALKDVPSANAYIEGDEIVYHDYVDISVAVSAPNGLVVPVVRDAQAKSFARIEKDIADFGARAREGTLTMADMSGGTFTISNGGVFGSLMSTPIINPPQSAVLGLHRIEDRPVVRDGQIVIRPMMYIALSYDHRLIDGREAVTALKIIKEAIEDPTRMLIDL
- a CDS encoding 2-oxoglutarate dehydrogenase E1 component; its protein translation is MGNENQTFLPELSDQEGPQPGPSWGNPRWLDTVSGSSADLTAALDPTQMRLVVEQAAKKAGKAADPRAIEEAAADSIRAMLLIRTFRVRGHLAADLDPLGLSKQELPADLDPEYHGFSGAALDRPVYLGGNLGLEWASVRELVEILRRNYCGKIGFEYMHIADVEERRFIQDRIEGGDKSIDFTPQGKKAILAAVIRGEQYEQFLGKKYVGTKRFGLDGGESMIPALEAVIKYGGQRGVREIVYGMAHRGRLNVLANVMAKPYKVIFHEFSGGTANPEDVGGSGDVKYHLGTSTDREFDDGIKVHMSLVPNPSHLETVDPVVLGKARAGQAFRDDIGQGKHKQVLPVLIHGDAAFAGQGIVWECFGFSGVKGYNTGGCIHFVINNQIGFTTSPQFSRGSPYPSDVAKGVQAPILHVNGDDPEAVTFACKLAIDYRQTFGRDIVVDMWCYRRFGHNEGDEPSFTQPLMYARIRQHPRVSAIYAKRLAEEGVIVAGHAEEVQQAFIAELEDQFEASKSYKANEADWFAGRWSGLHAPADPETARRNVPTGIEPKLFDSLGRTLTTVPDSMTIHKTLARVLDAKRDMFANGSGFDWATGEALAFGSLLSEGYGVRLSGQDSGRGTFSQRHAVWVDQTDEHKYVPLATVPHGKFEVHDSPLSEYGVLGFEYGYASADPKSLVLWEAQFGDFANGAQIMIDQYIASSESKWLRANGIVMLLPHGYEGQGPEHSSARLERFLQLCAQDNMQVCNITSPANYFHVLRRQMHRPFRKPLIIMTPKSLLRHALAKSEAKDFQTGSHFMRILSDLNGAADENTRRVVLCSGKVAYDLMEARDAAGMDDTQIIRLEQLYPFPGEPLALRLSRMAHLEDVVWCQEEPRNNGAWFFVEPLIEEALAAAGAQVERARYAGRTASASPATGLASRHASEQAALIAHALGTSVRTEIRRRKKA
- a CDS encoding amidase family protein, which encodes MAYPQLTREPGAIALAAQIRAGDLSPLDAVEAAIARIEDLDIGIDAVVVCDFDRARDAAKALGHEKPRDNQPLYGVPMTIKESFDIAGLPTCWGHEAYRHQLATRDARVVHQLKAAGAILLGKTNVPVDLSDWQSFNPVYGRTGNPHDPARSPGGSSGGSAAAVAAGMVPCEFGTDIGGSVRVPAHFCGVWGHKSSWGLIPKHGHDHPAMAGRDAHDGVLSIAGPLARNAEDLALLLELTAAIPLRRSGKPLRECRLLVLADHPASPIDAAVRGPTEAAIAMIEAAGVRIDRASALLPDLPQQQHDYLKMMNIAMARGMPAPDGRRANATDWFDLLDAQARSELAWAALFETYDFVLAPPAPVLAVPHRDEAVFKGEITIDGAQHRAADGLFWAGLATFPNLPATVLPIGGTDGLPCGMQVIGPRWGDLDCIAAAAEIGTILHG
- the lpdA gene encoding dihydrolipoyl dehydrogenase, producing MAEYDYDVLIIGAGPGGYVAAIRAAQLGLKTACVESRATLGGTCLNVGCIPSKAMLHASEFFDAAANGTMASMGVEVTPKLNLPKMHEQRIDAVEGLTKGIEFLFKKNKVDWKKGHATFVDAHTVKVGEETVTAKDIVIATGSSVTPLPGVEVDNDKQVVVDSTGALELKAVPKTMVVIGGGVIGLEMGSIWRRLGAKVIVVEYLDQLLPGMDLDVRKEAAKIFKKQGMELRLGTKVTGCTVKGKKATLTLEPAAGGEASTLEADCVLVSIGRRPNTSGLGLENIGLEVNQRGQIEIDHDFRTKVPGVWAVGDIVPGPMLAHKAEDEGIAVAENIAGQTGIVNHAVIPGVVYTWPEFAGVGMTEEEAKARGPVKTSKFPMMANSRAKTNHEPDGFVKVIADAETDRVLGVWAIASVAGTMIAEAAIAMEFGATSEDIAYTCHAHPTHAEAIKEAAMGVRGKPIHI